The Mya arenaria isolate MELC-2E11 chromosome 16, ASM2691426v1 genome includes a window with the following:
- the LOC128221577 gene encoding C-type lectin domain family 10 member A-like: MSVIPSCLLDFQHYCTSKGGHLVHVNNANENNFIRDVIMHQAPTAHWWLGANDDTTEGVWQWVDDDSSLQFNDFWPGMPDGDGDCAFYSHGGDYKWDDANCQLAYNGICELKIQKECAPIIG; the protein is encoded by the exons ATGAGTGTGATCCCGTCTTGTCTCCTTGACTTCCAGCATTACTGCACATCAAAGGGAGGCCATCTTGTGCACGTCAACAACGCCAATGAAAACAACTTCATACGAGACGTTATCATGCATCAAG CCCCAACGGCACACTGGTGGCTAGGAGCGAACGATGATACGACAGAGGGAGTATGGCAGTGGGTAGATGATGACTCCTCGCTTCAATTTAATG ACTTTTGGCCAGGAATGCCGGATGGTGATGGGGACTGCGCGTTTTACAGCCACGGTGGAGACTACAAGTGGGATGACGCCAACTGCCAGTTGGCTTACAACGGCATCTGTGAACTAAA GATTCAGAAGGAATGTGCTCCTATCATCGGCTGA
- the LOC128221576 gene encoding sushi, von Willebrand factor type A, EGF and pentraxin domain-containing protein 1-like — protein sequence MGCTFVNINGVYKYDMCTEGYADASNLHIVPECPVIANTSSYTVNLPEERQPGTVLTFACHLGTVNTSGNLSRTCLNATVPDWSGDIPVCSPVTCANPSTQLNTDFSLIPPLTAPVYGTMAIYGCDAGYMPVGNGTITCQSEGTWTDLELVCVYETCGLPPDVANGSFKVYTRNRLYVDLIPFRAIYSCNAGHVLSGNSIVTCDSNDDGWTGTPPTCTFVDCGIPLNLKYGQFAYNETYYGSVAVIECDASNELSEHSTISCNTEGEWIGNVSCPLPLCETPSTPVKGDVFFSSLEINATASFTCQDGYVLNGAMNRTCLDNLQWSFIEPTCVIVDCGILLNPDNGSVNLTSGTTFQQDASYSCDIGFTLVGSDKRVCLEDGTWNESEPVCQLVDCGLPPALHNGSYSSSSGTVYLSQLVYSCNIGFTISRNDTIVCSHTGVWNGTMPRCTAVDCGPVTAPDNGEVVFPGGTTYGQIATFVCDAGHELNGNTRIRCNASGLWNGLTPSCILSGDVIATTPSKPNLKPLYIMPCLCNPHKAFAGLTQDEIIEQLVRNTSIEKKNTSAFLNKYISREDNRPVSVTTGFASVCVISTMLAIA from the exons ATGGGGTGTACCTTTGTGAACATAAATGGGGTGTACAAATATGATATGTGCACCGAGGGTTACGCTGATGCATCCAACTTACATATTGTTCCAGAGTGCCCTGTCATCGCCAATACGTCTTCTTACACCGTCAACTTACCGGAAGAAAGACAACCGgggacagttttgacttttgcCTGTCATCTCGGGACCGTCAATACATCCGGAAATCTTTCCAG GACATGCCTGAACGCTACCGTACCCGATTGGAGTGGAGATATCCCCGTGTGCAGCCCCGTCACATGTGCCAATCCAAGCACGCAGTTGAACACAGACTTTTCCCTAATCCCGCCACTTACAGCTCCAGTATACGGAACTATGGCGATCTACGGTTGTGATGCGGGGTATATGCCTGTTGGGAATGGCACAATTACGTGTCAATCTGAGGGTACCTGGACGGATCTGGAGCTCGTATGTGTTTATGAGACATGCGGTCTCCCACCCGATGTGGCGAATGGATCGTTTAAGGTTTATACACGAAACAGATTATATGTTGATCTTATTCCATTTAGAGCCATCTATTCGTGCAATGCTGGCCATGTTCTTTCTGGAAATAGTATTGTAACGTGTGACTCAAACGATGACGGATGGACCGGAACACCACCGACTTGTACCTTTGTTGATTGCGGTATCCCATTAAACCTGAAGTATGGTCAGTTTGCCTATAATGAAACGTACTATGGTAGCGTGGCGGTTATAGAATGCGATGCCTCAAATGAATTATCAGAACACTCCACTATTTCATGTAATACAGAAGGCGAATGGATTGGAAACGTGAGTTGCCCATTGCCATTGTGTGAAACACCATCGACACCAGTGAAAGGCGACGTATTCTTCTCCTCCTTAGAAATAAATGCTACCGCCTCGTTCACGTGTCAAGATGGATACGTGTTAAACGGCGCGATGAATAGAACTTGTTTAGATAATTTGCAGTGGAGCTTCATAGAACCAACTTGTGTCATAGTCGACTGCGGAATTCTTTTAAACCCTGATAATGGCTCTGTTAATCTTACATCAGGGACTACGTTTCAGCAAGATGCAAGCTATTCGTGTGACATTGGCTTTACGCTTGTTGGCAGTGACAAAAGAGTATGTCTAGAGGACGGAACATGGAACGAGAGTGAGCCTGTTTGTCAACTTGTTGATTGTGGCCTCCCTCCAGCACTTCATAACGGCTCCTACAGCTCATCTTCTGGTACCGTGTACCTAAGCCAACTTGTGTACTCGTGCAATATAGGTTTTACTATTTCCAGAAACGACACCATCGTTTGCTCTCATACTGGTGTATGGAACGGCACTATGCCACGATGCACAGCAGTTGACTGTGGACCAGTTACAGCACCAGACAACGGTGAAGTTGTGTTTCCTGGAG GCACAACGTATGGTCAGATAGCTACCTTTGTGTGCGACGCTGGTCATGAGCTGAACGGCAACACTCGTATCAGATGCAATGCTAGCGGCCTATGGAATGGTTTAACGCCATCATGCATTTTGTCAG GTGACGTGATAGCAACTACCCCCAGCAAACCAAACCTTAAACCTCTCTACATCATGCCGTGCTTGTGCAATCCACACAAGGCGTTTGCTGGACTCACGCAGGACGAGATCATTGAGCAGCTTGTTCGGAACACCTCTATTGAAAAGAAGAACACCTCCGCATTCCTTAACAAATACATAAGCCGGGAAGATAACCGCCCAGTTAGCGTTACTACAGGGTTTGCCAGCGTGTGTGTCATCAGCACTATGCTCGCG ATTGCTTGA